TAAAATCCACGACCGCGGGCACCTCGCCCTGGCGGGTAAAGTAGGAAATGGAGAGATCCCGGCATTCGAGGATTGGGATCTCGTCGGGAATGGGTTTGTCAGTCGCGATGAAGGTCATCGTCAATCCTTCAAGCTGATTTCTCTGATGCCGTCTGCGATGAGGTTAAAGCCGAGGATGAGGCTCGACACCGCCACCGCTGGAATGATGAGCATGTAGCCGAGCTTCCAGACCAGCGCCGCGGACGAGGCTTCTTTGATCATGAGGCCCCAGTCGGGGTCTGGCGGTTGCAAACCGAGCCCAAGAAAAGTGAGTGTGGTAATGGCCACTGTGGTGTAGCCGAGCCGTAAGCAGGCATCGACGACCAGCGGTCCGCGCACATTGGGTAGGATCTCGACGAACATGATCCAAGCGGCGTTCTCGCCGCGCGTTCGTGCCGCCACGATGTAATCCCTGTTCCGGGCATCGAGCGCAAGGCCGCGCACAACGCGCATGATCGCGGGAGCGGAGGAAACTGTGACTGCTACTATGATGTTGAAGCCGGTCTGGCCCAGGTAATTTAGAATAAGTATGAACAGCACCATGACCGGGAAG
The nucleotide sequence above comes from Ensifer adhaerens. Encoded proteins:
- a CDS encoding ABC transporter permease; translated protein: MGAAQTFLLVPAVVAVIILYSIAYSAWRDSRIARVGAILVFFWLLMATVAPYLPLLDPNKPYAPYLLPGAVKNGVTFLFGTDMRGRDMLSRTIWGSQRVIVWGMTATAAAYAVGSVLGLVAGYLGGWRDELISFICNVLLSFPVMVLFILILNYLGQTGFNIIVAVTVSSAPAIMRVVRGLALDARNRDYIVAARTRGENAAWIMFVEILPNVRGPLVVDACLRLGYTTVAITTLTFLGLGLQPPDPDWGLMIKEASSAALVWKLGYMLIIPAVAVSSLILGFNLIADGIREISLKD